Proteins encoded within one genomic window of uncultured Desulfobacter sp.:
- a CDS encoding ATP-binding protein, which produces MSEILDVYEIKEEEDRVHIRFSSAMGHIDTACAAVLLFLRSKGPKFFPHLFAVNLGMREAMANAVRHGNKYDSNKLVYMELDVSREPWLRLKISDQGPGFEWMKVQNEVAPDEADHGRGMSIMRTYFDRFKYNEKGNILYLEKYIV; this is translated from the coding sequence ATGTCTGAAATTCTGGATGTTTATGAAATCAAAGAGGAGGAAGATCGTGTACACATACGTTTTTCTTCTGCTATGGGACATATTGATACGGCCTGTGCTGCGGTGCTTCTTTTTCTTAGATCCAAGGGGCCAAAGTTTTTCCCCCATTTGTTTGCGGTGAATTTGGGCATGCGTGAGGCCATGGCAAATGCCGTGCGCCATGGGAATAAATACGATTCAAACAAGCTTGTTTACATGGAATTGGACGTAAGCCGGGAGCCGTGGCTTCGTTTGAAGATTTCCGATCAGGGGCCGGGGTTTGAATGGATGAAAGTTCAGAATGAGGTGGCACCTGATGAAGCAGATCACGGCAGGGGCATGAGTATCATGCGCACCTATTTTGATCGTTTCAAATATAATGAAAAGGGTAACATCCTCTATCTTGAAAAATATATCGTGTAA
- a CDS encoding ATP-binding protein: MYRKKTKLIWRIFPSFLIIILVSLSVEAWYSTSYFKSYFLETAQKELLVRASLMQDQIAHALSVDGVASQQIDTLCKNLGEKIQTRITVILHSGEVIGDSLAKVDTMENHRERPEIKTAFSGEKGMAVRYSPTLDQKMMYIALPIDQNSSDPLVVRTAISISHIDAKVESMRNSIALVLLLTTVIAALASLYVSRRITRPVELMRRGAREFSKGNLTNRLSYPDTEELSQLAKAMNYMAAELNKKIMDVKNHSRELEAVHTSMEEGVIAINAQEQIITINKAAAKIFDFPPETLKEKHVLEVARNYDFQVFLKKALATAEPVEDDIVIDSDERMVLNIHSTVLYDTHDERMGTLVIFRDITRIRLLETMHKDFAANVSHELKTPLTTIKGFIETLIQMTQESSGAPDQASAAQYSRFLGIIEKNVNRMVRLIDDLLSLSRLERLKGTDIQLETHSLADSIYKVVRFCADRAQSRGITMEVHCPETIVGMVDPTLIEQAVYNLVDNALKYSGEGTSITIDAALKEDNIEIQVKDTGQGIDTTHLPKIFNRFYRVDKGRSRDQGGTGLGLAIVKHIVQYHNGRIEVESRRGKGTCFTITLPGGTDV; the protein is encoded by the coding sequence ATGTATCGAAAAAAAACTAAGCTTATCTGGCGGATTTTTCCGTCATTTCTTATTATTATTCTTGTGTCTCTGAGCGTGGAGGCCTGGTATTCCACCAGTTATTTCAAAAGTTATTTTCTTGAAACCGCCCAGAAAGAACTTTTGGTCAGGGCATCTTTGATGCAAGACCAGATTGCCCATGCCCTGTCTGTAGATGGCGTGGCTTCACAGCAAATTGATACCCTGTGCAAAAATCTGGGAGAAAAAATTCAGACCCGTATTACGGTCATCCTGCATTCAGGTGAAGTGATCGGCGACTCCCTGGCCAAAGTCGATACCATGGAAAATCATAGGGAACGGCCTGAAATTAAGACGGCATTTTCCGGTGAAAAGGGTATGGCTGTGCGCTACAGTCCCACCCTTGATCAAAAGATGATGTACATTGCCCTTCCCATTGATCAGAACAGCTCTGATCCGCTTGTGGTCCGGACAGCCATCTCAATTTCGCATATTGATGCCAAGGTTGAGAGTATGCGTAATTCAATTGCCCTGGTTCTATTGTTGACCACGGTGATTGCAGCTCTGGCAAGCCTCTATGTGTCAAGACGCATCACCAGACCCGTGGAACTGATGCGTCGGGGGGCCCGGGAATTTTCCAAAGGAAATCTAACCAACCGACTCTCTTATCCGGATACCGAAGAGCTTTCCCAACTGGCCAAGGCCATGAACTATATGGCCGCAGAACTTAATAAAAAGATCATGGATGTCAAAAATCACAGCCGGGAGCTTGAGGCGGTCCACACCAGTATGGAAGAAGGTGTCATTGCCATTAACGCCCAGGAGCAGATTATTACCATCAATAAAGCTGCTGCCAAAATCTTTGATTTTCCGCCCGAAACACTGAAAGAAAAGCATGTGCTGGAAGTGGCCAGAAATTATGATTTTCAGGTGTTTTTGAAAAAAGCCCTTGCTACCGCGGAGCCTGTGGAAGATGATATTGTTATTGATTCAGACGAGCGTATGGTGCTCAATATTCACTCAACTGTCTTGTATGACACCCATGACGAGCGCATGGGCACCCTGGTCATTTTCCGTGACATCACCCGGATCCGGCTGCTTGAAACCATGCATAAGGATTTTGCGGCAAATGTTTCCCATGAATTAAAAACTCCTTTAACGACGATCAAAGGGTTTATTGAGACCCTGATTCAGATGACCCAGGAGAGTTCGGGTGCGCCGGACCAGGCATCGGCGGCCCAGTACAGCCGCTTTCTGGGGATCATTGAAAAAAACGTTAACCGCATGGTTCGCCTGATTGATGATCTTCTATCCCTTTCAAGACTGGAGCGCCTTAAAGGAACCGATATTCAGCTTGAGACCCACTCCTTGGCCGATTCAATTTACAAGGTTGTCAGGTTCTGTGCGGACAGGGCCCAGTCCCGGGGGATCACCATGGAAGTTCATTGCCCGGAAACCATTGTGGGTATGGTGGACCCCACGCTCATTGAGCAAGCCGTGTATAATTTGGTGGATAATGCCCTAAAATACAGTGGTGAGGGAACATCCATTACCATTGATGCAGCGCTCAAAGAGGACAATATAGAAATTCAGGTCAAAGATACGGGTCAGGGCATTGATACGACGCACCTGCCAAAAATATTCAACCGGTTTTATAGGGTAGACAAAGGTAGAAGCCGGGACCAGGGGGGCACAGGGCTGGGACTGGCCATTGTGAAGCATATTGTTCAGTACCACAACGGCCGCATTGAAGTAGAAAGCCGACGGGGGAAGGGAACATGTTTTACCATCACGCTTCCCGGGGGCACTGACGTTTGA
- the phoU gene encoding phosphate signaling complex protein PhoU: MSSQLTRAMHKIKKEILSLGAMVEDRFKKTIYAVKTNDLEQANQIIETDYLVDAQEVEVEEECLKTLALYHPVATDLRLITAVIKINNDLERIADYAANIARRFKASGQRSNPFQYDYTPMAEQAAKMLKLSLDALVTLDGNLAYRVREMDQEVNTMRNEAYNVMKDAIRKSPEKVDEIINMYLISRHIERVGDHTKNIAEEVIYLIDGEIIRHS; the protein is encoded by the coding sequence ATGAGCAGTCAGCTTACACGGGCCATGCACAAGATCAAAAAGGAGATTTTATCCCTTGGTGCCATGGTGGAGGACCGGTTTAAAAAAACTATATATGCTGTTAAAACAAACGATCTTGAGCAGGCTAACCAGATCATTGAAACCGATTACCTGGTGGATGCCCAGGAGGTTGAGGTCGAAGAGGAGTGCCTCAAAACCCTTGCGCTGTATCATCCGGTGGCAACGGATTTGAGACTGATTACCGCTGTGATCAAGATCAACAATGACCTTGAACGAATTGCCGACTATGCAGCGAACATTGCCCGGCGGTTTAAGGCAAGCGGCCAGCGTTCAAATCCCTTTCAATATGATTACACCCCCATGGCCGAACAGGCGGCAAAAATGCTTAAACTCAGTTTGGATGCCCTTGTTACTCTGGATGGCAATCTTGCTTATAGAGTCAGGGAGATGGACCAAGAGGTTAATACGATGCGTAATGAAGCCTACAATGTCATGAAGGATGCCATACGAAAAAGTCCGGAAAAGGTTGATGAAATTATCAATATGTATCTTATTTCAAGACATATTGAACGGGTGGGCGATCACACTAAAAATATTGCAGAGGAAGTCATTTATCTGATAGATGGTGAGATTATCCGTCACTCTTGA
- a CDS encoding bifunctional precorrin-2 dehydrogenase/sirohydrochlorin ferrochelatase produces the protein MKKTKRQYILNPLLKQGRIRDEVMDYYPIFLDVKDRCCLVVGGGAVGTRKALGLARAGARVTVVSLGFSDELLGMPLSAISLKEKEFEDSDLVGMSLAFAATDNMQLNARIRQAAQKKNILCNIADGRDKGDFILPAVVDRGELLFAVSTCGASPALSRRLRMALEAHFGPEYGILATLLGRIRAILLEQGHDPKGHRKIFRALLDADLPEKIAAGHTRQIDAVLAKVLDDGFSLERLMPDFGTREF, from the coding sequence TTGAAAAAAACTAAGAGGCAATATATATTAAACCCCCTGCTCAAACAAGGGCGAATAAGGGATGAGGTGATGGATTACTATCCGATTTTTTTAGATGTTAAAGATAGATGCTGCCTTGTGGTCGGCGGTGGTGCAGTGGGAACAAGAAAGGCGTTGGGTCTTGCCCGGGCAGGTGCCCGGGTTACCGTGGTCAGCCTTGGCTTTTCAGATGAATTGTTGGGTATGCCGTTGTCTGCCATCTCCTTAAAAGAAAAAGAATTTGAAGATTCGGATCTGGTCGGCATGAGCCTGGCTTTTGCCGCCACAGATAATATGCAGTTAAATGCCAGGATACGGCAGGCTGCACAAAAGAAAAATATATTGTGCAATATTGCTGACGGCCGGGACAAAGGTGATTTTATCCTGCCGGCCGTGGTGGACAGAGGCGAGCTGTTGTTTGCCGTATCCACCTGCGGGGCAAGTCCGGCACTTTCAAGACGTCTGCGCATGGCCCTTGAAGCACATTTTGGCCCTGAATATGGTATTCTTGCAACCCTTTTAGGCCGCATCAGAGCCATTTTGCTGGAACAGGGACATGATCCCAAGGGGCACCGCAAGATTTTTCGTGCCCTGCTTGATGCTGATTTGCCTGAAAAAATTGCCGCAGGACACACCCGGCAGATTGATGCCGTGCTTGCCAAGGTCCTGGATGATGGCTTCAGCCTGGAACGGCTGATGCCCGATTTCGGTACCAGGGAGTTTTGA
- the ccsA gene encoding cytochrome c biogenesis protein CcsA, which translates to MNIPFILLQCATFFYLISTAGYFCYLFHQKDRIQQTAFGAVGIGAIAHLFAIVLQSAALGGLPIYTLGQSLSMAGLSLAAMFIYTQYRFRLKILGVYATAMISVLMIASILLPEAAKAPDKIYKGIFFFGHIILIFSGEAMLALACGAGILYLLQEQGIKGKSPGFFFRRLPSLDFLDAVSYTCITTGFALLTFGLVTGFIYARSVWGSFWRWDVKEVFSLGAWLVYAALLHLRLYSGWRGRNSAVMSVIAFVILIFTFLGVNFFLGGHHQGFTQ; encoded by the coding sequence ATGAATATTCCTTTTATCCTTTTGCAGTGCGCAACCTTTTTTTACCTGATCAGCACCGCCGGATATTTTTGCTATCTTTTTCACCAGAAAGACCGGATACAGCAGACCGCCTTTGGCGCTGTGGGTATCGGGGCCATCGCTCATCTGTTTGCCATTGTTCTGCAAAGCGCGGCACTTGGGGGCCTGCCCATCTATACCCTTGGCCAGAGCCTGTCCATGGCAGGCCTGTCTCTTGCTGCCATGTTTATTTACACCCAGTACCGGTTTCGTTTAAAAATTCTTGGTGTCTATGCCACGGCCATGATCAGTGTTCTGATGATTGCATCTATTTTACTGCCCGAGGCAGCCAAGGCCCCGGACAAGATATATAAGGGCATTTTCTTTTTCGGGCATATTATACTCATTTTCAGTGGGGAGGCCATGCTTGCCCTGGCCTGCGGTGCCGGGATCCTTTATCTGCTTCAAGAGCAGGGAATTAAAGGCAAAAGTCCGGGGTTCTTTTTCAGGCGGCTGCCCTCTTTGGATTTTTTGGATGCCGTGTCTTATACTTGTATTACCACAGGGTTTGCCTTGTTGACTTTTGGGCTTGTCACCGGCTTTATTTATGCCAGATCCGTATGGGGCAGTTTCTGGCGATGGGATGTAAAAGAGGTGTTTTCCCTGGGTGCCTGGCTGGTGTATGCGGCCCTTTTGCATCTTCGGCTCTATTCGGGCTGGCGGGGACGCAATTCCGCGGTCATGTCCGTGATTGCTTTTGTGATATTAATTTTTACCTTCCTGGGGGTGAATTTTTTCCTTGGCGGGCATCACCAGGGGTTTACCCAATAA
- a CDS encoding fused response regulator/phosphatase encodes MADAYSILVVDDNQVNLKLIEKVLTKEGYVALLANNGPDARHIAAQDHPDLILLDIEMPGEDGFEVIRKLKHDMATASIPVIFLTGVSEVDVKLKGFELGAVDYIVKPFHSQEVLARVRIHLKLSIATNSLVQDQARKLRQVTQAQNAMLPRPEDFPDARFSAFYLPLEEAGGDFYDILNISNQITGYFLADYAGHDIETSYATASVKALLAQNCTPVYSPTESMKMINDVLVEILPWEKYLTASYLHLNRGTRIMNLVNAGHPPVVYMPKGKKPFFINVQGDILGMFADATFGIKKIAVNDGDRFFVYSDGLVESTEKKISWPTGMNELLCILEGLGNVDLADVPTMLISRLFNGEPVPEDDIVLLCIEV; translated from the coding sequence ATGGCAGACGCTTATTCCATACTTGTGGTTGATGATAACCAGGTGAATCTTAAGCTCATTGAAAAAGTGCTGACCAAGGAGGGATATGTAGCCCTTTTGGCAAACAATGGCCCTGATGCAAGGCATATAGCGGCACAAGACCATCCGGACCTTATCCTGTTGGACATTGAAATGCCCGGCGAAGATGGATTTGAGGTTATACGAAAGCTTAAGCATGATATGGCCACCGCCTCCATCCCAGTGATTTTTTTAACGGGTGTGTCCGAGGTGGATGTCAAGTTAAAGGGGTTTGAACTCGGGGCTGTGGATTATATAGTCAAGCCCTTTCATTCCCAGGAAGTCCTGGCCCGGGTACGTATTCACCTTAAACTTTCCATTGCCACCAACTCCTTGGTGCAGGATCAGGCCAGAAAGCTGCGACAGGTAACCCAGGCCCAGAATGCCATGTTGCCAAGGCCTGAAGACTTTCCCGATGCCAGGTTCAGTGCTTTTTATTTGCCCTTGGAAGAGGCCGGCGGGGATTTTTATGATATTTTAAATATTTCAAATCAGATCACCGGATATTTTCTGGCGGATTACGCCGGGCATGACATTGAAACCTCGTATGCGACGGCATCCGTCAAAGCGCTTTTGGCCCAGAACTGTACCCCCGTGTATTCTCCCACGGAGAGCATGAAAATGATTAATGATGTGCTTGTGGAGATTTTGCCCTGGGAAAAATATCTCACCGCATCCTACCTGCATCTGAATCGCGGAACCCGGATCATGAATCTGGTGAATGCAGGGCATCCCCCTGTGGTTTATATGCCCAAAGGTAAAAAGCCTTTTTTTATTAACGTCCAGGGGGATATTCTGGGCATGTTTGCCGATGCGACATTCGGCATAAAAAAAATTGCAGTAAATGACGGAGATCGATTTTTTGTTTATTCAGATGGCCTGGTGGAATCCACAGAAAAAAAAATCTCATGGCCGACAGGAATGAACGAGCTTTTATGCATCCTTGAGGGGTTGGGAAATGTTGATCTTGCCGATGTCCCGACCATGCTTATTTCCCGTCTTTTTAACGGCGAGCCTGTACCCGAGGATGATATTGTCCTTTTATGCATTGAGGTTTAA
- a CDS encoding response regulator: MSKETILIVDDEEDILEFIKFNLKGEGYNILQAMTGEEAIKIAKQSGPDLMVLDLMLPGIDGLEVTRYLKKNDATTDIPIVMLTAKGEESDIITGLELGANDYISKPFSPRELTARIRAILRRRQKNNTDAPVRVRQEGDMVIDRAKHRVTIEGKLIELTLSEFELLSFLAEKKGWVFTRGQIVDAIHGENYAVTERSIDVIIVGLRKKLGAYSSCIETVRGVGYRFKE, translated from the coding sequence ATGTCCAAAGAGACCATATTGATTGTTGATGATGAGGAAGACATTCTAGAATTTATAAAATTCAATCTTAAGGGCGAGGGCTACAATATACTTCAGGCCATGACCGGGGAAGAGGCCATCAAAATTGCGAAGCAGTCCGGCCCTGATCTCATGGTGTTGGATCTTATGCTGCCTGGTATTGACGGGCTTGAGGTGACCAGGTATTTGAAAAAGAACGATGCCACCACAGATATTCCCATTGTGATGCTCACGGCTAAAGGTGAGGAATCCGATATTATTACCGGTTTGGAACTTGGGGCCAACGATTATATTTCCAAGCCTTTTAGCCCAAGGGAGCTTACGGCCCGGATTCGCGCCATTTTGCGTCGCCGGCAGAAAAATAATACCGATGCTCCGGTCCGCGTTCGTCAGGAAGGGGATATGGTCATTGACCGGGCCAAGCACCGGGTCACCATTGAAGGTAAATTGATCGAACTGACGTTGTCAGAGTTTGAACTGCTCTCTTTTTTGGCAGAAAAAAAGGGATGGGTGTTTACCCGGGGGCAGATCGTGGATGCCATCCACGGTGAAAATTATGCCGTGACCGAGCGCAGCATTGATGTTATAATTGTTGGTTTGCGTAAAAAATTGGGTGCGTATTCATCCTGTATTGAAACTGTTCGGGGCGTGGGGTATCGTTTTAAGGAATAG
- a CDS encoding Hpt domain-containing protein — translation MDFRNIESFLNVDTNEAKALGSLLVKTLAFDLEKIRRGLKDSDAESISFAAHSIKGASGNLGFDRLSQVAANLETRARGGRLDGLEELLLNMQGFLEKLESSLAGS, via the coding sequence ATGGATTTTCGTAATATTGAGTCGTTCCTAAACGTTGATACAAATGAAGCCAAAGCACTGGGAAGCCTTCTGGTCAAAACCTTGGCGTTTGATTTGGAAAAGATCCGCCGTGGTCTGAAAGATAGTGATGCCGAATCCATCAGCTTTGCGGCGCATTCCATAAAGGGTGCTTCCGGTAATCTGGGATTTGATAGACTATCTCAAGTGGCTGCGAATCTGGAAACCCGTGCCCGGGGGGGGCGGCTTGATGGTTTGGAGGAATTGCTCTTAAACATGCAGGGTTTTTTAGAAAAACTTGAAAGCAGTCTGGCAGGATCGTAG
- a CDS encoding HAMP domain-containing protein, translating into MRKPKAKLSFQWKIRITFCLLSVGLTSLGVYYFYVASYQTIFSLLQKNLRDVSSVGAMLLDHDIRDAIKRLKKKAFEEAEFNLQVIDSLPLGGSTRSIPPEKVNSIQSSNDFLTILHRLKMINHASYKGAVPLLDEYPGTGHEGFAKGMIGAYLIVGVESLSPNMGMYLVSTDPWATDDGWPGNPIGTLFRSFVPFSKFRHKTYIHNELITDAFYKSLSGSFPILDKNNETIAMLGVDYSVGAELNKLLKLKWICVALILCSVILSFLLSFIISVFLNSSLKSLIEGTRNIGKGDFQTRISVPSNDEFGILAQEINNMSQNLEKVTVSKGKLELEIIQKKQLQKEKQKVIEDLEIALDEIKTLKGIVPICANCKKIRDDKGYWNNLESYIEKHSDASFSHGMCPECLEALYGKEQWYIKMKRKKKGSHNSGTTVG; encoded by the coding sequence ATGCGAAAGCCAAAAGCTAAATTATCATTTCAATGGAAAATTCGAATTACATTTTGTCTATTGTCTGTTGGTCTCACCAGCCTTGGTGTCTATTATTTTTATGTAGCAAGCTATCAAACTATTTTCAGCTTGTTACAAAAAAACCTTAGAGATGTCAGCAGTGTCGGTGCAATGCTGCTCGACCACGACATTAGAGACGCCATCAAACGGTTAAAAAAAAAAGCGTTTGAAGAAGCTGAATTTAACTTGCAGGTGATTGATTCGCTTCCGTTAGGTGGAAGCACCAGAAGCATTCCGCCAGAAAAAGTAAATAGTATTCAATCATCAAATGATTTTCTAACGATTCTGCACCGTCTTAAAATGATAAATCATGCGAGTTATAAAGGCGCAGTACCTTTGTTGGATGAATACCCGGGCACCGGTCATGAGGGTTTTGCAAAAGGCATGATCGGTGCATACCTTATAGTTGGCGTGGAGAGCCTGTCCCCCAATATGGGTATGTACCTTGTATCTACGGACCCTTGGGCAACGGATGACGGGTGGCCGGGAAATCCCATTGGTACTTTGTTTCGATCTTTTGTTCCATTTTCAAAATTCAGACATAAAACATATATTCACAATGAATTGATAACCGACGCTTTTTACAAATCCTTATCAGGAAGTTTTCCCATATTAGACAAAAATAACGAAACAATTGCCATGCTGGGTGTAGATTATTCCGTTGGGGCTGAGTTGAACAAACTGTTGAAATTAAAATGGATTTGCGTTGCCTTAATACTTTGCAGTGTTATCCTTTCCTTTCTGCTCTCTTTTATCATTTCAGTGTTCCTTAACAGCTCCCTCAAATCACTGATAGAAGGCACGAGGAATATCGGGAAGGGCGATTTTCAAACTCGGATCTCAGTGCCTTCCAATGATGAGTTTGGTATTCTGGCCCAAGAGATCAACAACATGAGCCAAAACCTTGAAAAGGTAACAGTATCCAAGGGTAAACTTGAACTTGAAATCATACAAAAAAAGCAGCTTCAAAAAGAAAAACAAAAAGTGATTGAGGATCTTGAAATAGCCCTGGACGAAATTAAGACCTTAAAAGGCATTGTCCCAATTTGTGCCAATTGTAAAAAAATTCGTGATGATAAAGGGTATTGGAATAACCTCGAATCGTATATCGAGAAACACTCTGATGCTTCTTTTAGCCATGGCATGTGCCCAGAGTGTTTAGAGGCGCTTTACGGCAAAGAACAATGGTATATTAAAATGAAAAGAAAAAAGAAGGGGAGTCACAATTCCGGGACTACAGTTGGGTGA
- a CDS encoding amidohydrolase family protein, whose amino-acid sequence MIIDAHTHLFFQDVVDNRTPFFDNEPEFMLLYDSPKSKIATASQLIETMDQHGVDVSIIFGFPWRNPEYAQRNNDAIIAAVNTHPKRLRGLACFDLSWEGAAKEAERCIDAGLSGVGELAFYMSGIDDRAIRLLEPVMEVLKHKGNLPCMIHTNEPVGHHYPGKSPVTLGQIDNLAQTFSDNKIILAHWGGGIFFYHTMKKQMKERLKNIWYDTAASVFLYDPKIYDMAVTAGVLKKVLLGTDYPLLTPDRYYKDLDQSQLTLEQKRMVLGENARALFPDIQ is encoded by the coding sequence GTGATTATCGATGCCCATACCCATCTTTTTTTCCAGGACGTTGTAGACAACAGGACCCCGTTTTTTGACAACGAACCTGAATTTATGCTTTTATATGATTCTCCAAAGTCAAAAATTGCAACAGCATCCCAACTGATAGAGACCATGGATCAACATGGGGTGGATGTCTCCATTATTTTCGGATTTCCGTGGCGCAATCCTGAATACGCACAAAGAAACAATGATGCGATCATAGCGGCGGTCAACACCCACCCCAAACGATTGCGGGGTCTGGCCTGTTTTGATCTGTCCTGGGAGGGTGCTGCAAAAGAGGCAGAACGCTGTATTGATGCAGGGCTTTCCGGTGTGGGGGAACTTGCCTTTTACATGTCCGGCATTGATGACCGGGCCATCCGGCTTTTGGAACCTGTGATGGAGGTTCTCAAACACAAGGGCAATTTACCGTGTATGATCCATACCAACGAGCCTGTGGGGCATCACTATCCGGGGAAATCTCCGGTCACCCTTGGCCAGATTGATAATCTGGCCCAAACCTTTTCAGACAATAAAATCATTCTTGCCCACTGGGGCGGCGGCATATTTTTTTACCACACCATGAAAAAACAGATGAAAGAGCGGCTTAAAAACATCTGGTATGATACGGCAGCCTCCGTATTTCTTTATGACCCGAAAATCTACGATATGGCGGTCACGGCCGGGGTGTTGAAAAAAGTGTTGCTGGGTACCGATTACCCCCTGCTTACCCCGGACAGGTATTACAAAGACCTTGACCAATCACAACTGACGTTAGAACAAAAACGGATGGTGCTCGGCGAAAATGCCCGGGCATTGTTCCCGGACATACAGTAA